From one Rosa rugosa chromosome 4, drRosRugo1.1, whole genome shotgun sequence genomic stretch:
- the LOC133706828 gene encoding glutamyl-tRNA(Gln) amidotransferase subunit B, chloroplastic/mitochondrial-like, whose amino-acid sequence MASTIFRSFQTHPFVFHPTTLLRRKNVLLYCTMRSQQTQTATQVKVSNLNPNKKLENISKDYEAVIGIETHVQLSTQTKAFCSCPYNYGSQPNTSICPICMGLPGALPILNFKVIESAVKVGLALNCKLAINSKFDRKQYFYADLPKGYQISQFDVPIATGGYIDLDIPVEFGGGHRKFGITRVHMEEDAGKLMHSDDGSYSQVDLNRAGVPLLEIVSEPDMRNGIEAAEYAAEIQRVVRYLGVSNGNMQEGSLRCDVNVSIRPIGQLQFGTKVEIKNLNAFSAVSRAIDHEISRQVLLHSQGQDKEIVQETRLWDEGAQKTVTMRKKEGLSDYRYFPEPDLPGVFLTQDYVDGIHNSLPELPEMKRRRYEKMGLSMQDILFLANDMNVAEFFDTTIKKGADAKLAANWIMSDIAAYMKNEELSINEVKLSPQELAELIAFIKDGTISGKIGKQILFELLAKGGTVKGLIEEKDLVQIVDPAEIEKMVEKVLSENPKQLDQYRGGKTKLQGYFAGQIMKLSKGKANPGLLNKILLEKLNAKS is encoded by the exons ATGGCCTCCACAATTTTCAGAAGCTTTCAAACCCACCCTTTTGTGTTCCATCCCACCACATTACTTAGAAGAAAGAATGTTCTTTTGTATTGCACAATGAGAAGTCAACAAACCCAGACAGCCACCCAAGTGAAAGTTTCTAACTTGAACCCGAATAAGAAGCTGGAGAATATCTCGAAGGACTATGAAGCAGTCATAGGTATCGAAACCCATGTCCAGCTATCTACTCAGACCAAGGCCTTTTGTAGTTGCCCTTATAATTACGGCTCTCAACCAAACACTAGTATTTGCCCCATTTGTATGGGTCTGCCTGGTGCTTTACCGATTTTGAACTTTAAGGTCATTGAGTCTGCTGTGAAAGTTGGGCTTGCACTCAATTGCAAATTGGCAATAAACTCGAAGTTTGATAGGAAACAATACTTTTACGCGGACCTTCCAAAGGGGTACCAAATATCCCAGTTTGATGTTCCAATTGCGACCGGTGGCTACATTGATTTGGATATTCCAGTAGAGTTTGGTGGTGGGCATAGGAAGTTTGGCATTACAAGAGTTCACATGGAAGAGGATGCAGGGAAGCTGATGCATTCAGACGATGGAAGTTACTCA cAGGTTGATCTAAATAGAGCGGGTGTGCCCTTGCTTGAGATTGTTTCTGAACCTGATATGAGAAATGGTATTGAAGCTGCAGAATATGCTGCAGAAATACAGAGGGTGGTTCGGTATTTGGGAGTGAGTAATGGCAATATGCAAGAAGGTTCACTTCGTTGTGATGTCAATGTTTCTATTCGACCAATTGGGCAATTACAGTTTGGGACGAAG GTGGAGATAAAAAATTTGAACGCTTTTTCAGCAGTGAGCAGGGCAATTGACCATGAAATTTCGAGGCAGGTGCTTCTTCATAGTCAAGGCCAAGACAAAGAAATTGTACAGGAAACACGACTATGGGACGAAGGAGCTCAG AAAACAGTTACAATGAGGAAGAAAGAAGGACTATCTGATTACCGATATTTTCCCGAACCAGACCTTCCAGGAGTTTTCCTCACCCAGGACTATGTTGATGGTATTCATAACTCTTTGCCTGAACTTCCAGAAATGAAGCGTCGAAGGTATGAAAAGATGGGCCTAAGCATGCAGGACATTCTTTTCCTTGCTAATGACATGAAT GTTGCAGAATTTTTTGATACCACTATTAAGAAGGGTGCTGATGCGAAGCTAGCTGCCAACTGGATAATGAGTGATATTGCTGCCTATATGAAAAATGAAGAGTTGTCCATCAATGAGGTCAAGCTTTCCCCCCAAGAGTTGGCTGAGTTAATAGCTTTCATAAAAGATGGGACTATTAGTGGGAAGATAGGGAAACAG ATATTGTTTGAGCTACTAGCAAAAGGTGGTACTGTGAAGGGACTGATAGAAGAAAAAGATTTAGTTCAG ATTGTAGATCCCGCTGAGATTGAGAAAATGGTGGAAAAGGTGTTGTCAGAGAATCCAAAGCAGCTGGACCAATATCGTGGTGGAAAGACTAAGCTGCAAGGTTATTTTGCTGGCCAG ATAATGAAACTATCGAAAGGAAAAGCAAATCCAGGGCTTCTAAATAAGATTCTGTTAGAGAAATTAAATGCCAAAAGCTGA
- the LOC133742799 gene encoding F-box protein KIB3-like, which translates to MTMADDQNCCTKKRAQQCESKWSELPIEIADLILEKLASVDILRFKAVCSSWKYAANSYITAPYYKPLPQSPWLVLGNGQEDNSCRFFSLEEKKVYIIKNILFEGCCVGSSHGWLVIMNKDSILNLFNPVSGEIIQLSDIRVLDGFSSFSSSEILKAVLSSEPSGRNKFFLTICIRQTSRSRRFDKLAVYNHEDKTWSPLLVNPSSREIVLIPQRQTIRIVTKCSTSLGLREISS; encoded by the coding sequence ATGACAATGGCCGATGATCAGAATTGCTGCACCAAAAAGAGAGCACAGCAATGCGAATCAAAGTGGTCCGAGCTCCCAATTGAAATCGCAGATTTGATCTTGGAAAAGCTTGCGTCCGTTGACATCCTTCGCTTTAAAGCAGTTTGTTCTTCTTGGAAGTATGCTGCAAACTCTTACATCACTGCACCTTATTACAAGCCATTGCCTCAATCTCCATGGCTCGTgcttggtaatggtcaagaagacAACAGTTGTCGGTTTTTCAGTCTCGAAGAGAAAAAGGTCTATATCATCAAGAACATATTATTTGAAGGCTGTTGTGTGGGCTCATCACATGGGTGGCTGGTGATTATGAACAAGGATTCAATCTTAAATCTTTTCAATCCTGTTTCAGGTGAAATCATTCAACTCTCAGATATTCGAGTTCTTGATGGCTTTTCCAGCTTTTCTAGTAGTGAAATATTGAAAGCTGTCCTTTCTTCAGAGCCGTCTGGCCGGAATAAGTTTTTCTTGACGATTTGCATTAGACAAACATCAAGAAGTAGGAGGTTTGATAAACTTGCAGTCTATAATCATGAAGACAAAACATGGAGTCCCTTGCTCGTTAACCCTAGCTCTCGGGAGATTGTATTAATTCCTCAACGGCAAACTATTCGCATTGTTACCAAATGTAGTACAAGTTTGGGACTTCGAGAAATCTCGTCATGA